The stretch of DNA TATTATACATAAAACATAAAAGAAACGCAACATCTATTAAGATTTTTTTCTTTATGTTTCTGTCCTGAACACTTTTCTTATTATAGCGGCTGTAAAATACTTTTTCAACTGAAATTATCATTCTCCAATAATATCCTAATTTGAAATGCGGAAACGCCTTGGTCAGCCCCGACAGGCAAATGTTCTTCGGTAAGAAAAGTCCGCACTTTGACTTTTATTGCCGAAGGTTATTTGACCCGAGGGGCTAGGCGTTGGAGCTAGACAGTTTTCAAAGTTAAATTTCAATTCTATTTATATAGAAGAAACTCGGTATATATCTATCTGAAGACACAAAAAAAGCAGATGGATCGTCACCCATCTGCTTTCATATTAAGAATTACTCAGTGATTGTAGTGATTGAACCTGAACCTACTGTACGTCCACCCTCACGGATAGAGAACTTTGTTCCTTCTTCGATCGCGATTGGAGCGATAAGTTCAACAGTCATTTCGATATGGTCGCCAGGCATAACCATTTCAGTTCCTTCTGGAAGATTACAGATACCAGTAATATCAGAAGTACGGAAATAGAATTGTGGACGATAGTTAGTGAAGAATGGAGTGTGACGTCCACCTTCTTCTTTTGATAATACATAAACTTGTGCTTTAAACTTTGTGTGTGGAGTGATTGATTTTGGCTTAGCCAAAACTTGACCACGTTCGATATCTTCACGAGCTACACCACGAAGTAGGGCACCAATGTTGTCACCAGCTTCAGCGAAATCAAGAAGCTTACGGAACATTTCTACACCTGTTACAGTAGTAGATTTTGGCTCTTCAGTGAAACCTACGATTTCAACTACGTCACCAACTTTAACTACACCACGCTCAACACGTCCTGTAGCAACTGTTCCACGACCAGTGATTGAGAATACGTCCTCAACTGGCATCATGAAAGGCTTGTCAGTGTCACGTGTTGGAGTTGGGATGAATTCGTCAACAGCAGTCATAAGTTCAAGAACTTTCTCTTCCCAAGCTGCTTCACCTTCTAATGCTTTAAGAGCAGAACCTTTGATAACTGGAGTGTCATCGCCAGGGAAATCGTATTCTGATAATAGATCACGAATTTCCATTTCTACTAATTCAAGAAGTTCTTCGTCATCAACCATGTCACACTTGTTCATGAATACAACAAGGTAAGGTACGCCTACCTGACGAGAAAGAAGAATGTGCTCACGAGTTTGTGGCATTGGACCATCAGTAGCAGATACTACTAAGATACCGCCGTCCATTTGTGCAGCACCAGTGATCATGTTTTTAACATAGTCAGCGTGTCCTGGGCAGTCTACGTGTGCGTAGTGACGTGCGTCAGTTTCATATTCAACGTGTGCAGTAGAGATTGTGATACCACGCTCTTTTTCTTCTGGAGCACCGTCGATTTGATCGTATGCACGAGCTTCTGCTTTACCTGATTTTGCAAGTACAGAAGTGATTGCAGCAGTTAAAGTAGTTTTACCATGGTCAACGTGTCCGATTGTACCAATGTTAACGTGTGGCTTTGAACGGTCGAATTTAGCTTTTGCCATTTGGAAAATCCTCCTTTGGATTATAAAAGTTTTAAGTATATTAGGTAGAAACTGCGAATATGTTTGTCCATATTTCACAGTTTCTATGCTTACATAAGTAGTTATACTTTAAACAAAGGTGAAAATCAATTATTCACCTTTATTTTTTTTGATAATTTCTTCAGAAACTGATTTTGGAACTTCTTCGTAGTGATCGAAGTGCATAGAGAATACTCCACGCCCTTGAGTACTTGAACGAAGTGCAGTTGCATAACCAAACATTTCTGAAAGTGGAACCATAGCACGAACTACTTGTGCGTTACCGCGTGCTTCCATACCTTCAACGCGGCCACGACGTGCAGTGATTTGTCCCATGATATCCCCTAGGTATTCTTCTGGGATAACAACTTCAACCCTCATCATAGGTTCAAGGATAACTGGGCTACACTTAGACGCAGCATTTTTAAGTGCCATTGAAGCGGCGATCTTAAACGCCATCTCAGATGAGTCAACATCATGGTAAGAACCGTCAAATAGACGAGCTTTAATATCAACTAATGGATATCCAGCAAGAACTCCACGATCTAGTGAATCTTCAAGACCAGCTTGAACAGCAGGGATGTATTCACGAGGAACAACACCACCAACAATTCCGTTTACGAATTCGAATCCTTTACCTTCATCATTAGGTGAGAATTCAATCCAAACGTGACCATACTGTCCACGACCACCAGATTGACGTGCGAATTTACCTTCAACTTGTGCAGAAGCACGGAAAGTTTCGCGATAGGCAACCTGAGGCGCACCTACATTTGCTTCGACCTTAAATTCACGACGCATACGATCAACGATGATATCTAGGTGAAGTTCACCCATACCAGCGATGATTACTTGTCCAGTTTCCTGGTCAGTGTGCGCACGGAATGTCGGATCTTCTTCTTGAAGCTTTTGTAGAGCAGTTGTCATTTTGTCTTGGTCAGCTTTTGACTTAGGTTCAACTGAAAGTTGAATTACAGGCTCTGGGAATTGCATTGACTCAAGGATAACAGGGTTTTTGTCATCACATAGAGTATCTCCAGTAGTTGTATCTTTCAGACCTACAGCGGCAGCGATGTCACCAGCAAAAACCTTAGAGATTTCTTGACGGCTGTTCGCGTGCATTTGTAAGATTCGTCCGATACGCTCACGCTTGCCTTTAGTTGAGTTCTGAACATATGATCCAGATTCTAAAGTACCAGAGTAAACGCGGAAGAACGTTAATTTACCAACATATGGGTCAGTCATAACTTTAAACGCAAGAGCAGAGAATGGCTCTTCATCGCTAGAATGACGTTCAACAAGTTCTTCTTCATCATCAATAGCGTGTCCTTTGATTGCAGGAACATCTAGTGGAGATGGAAGGTAATCAATAACGGCATCTAGCATTAACTGAACACCTTTGTTTTTGAAAGCTGATCCACAAATTACTGGATAGAATTCAACGTTAACAGTACCTTTACGAATCCCTGCTTTTAGCTCTTCTTTAGTGAGTTCTTCCCCACCCAGGTACTTTTCCATTAACTCTTCATCTAATTCAGCTACTGCTTCAACTAGCTTTTCGCGATATTCTTCAGCTTGTGCCATATATTCTTCTGGGATTTCACGAACTTCAATATCAGTTCCTAAATCGTTACCATAGAATACAGCATTCATTTCCACAAGGTCAATGATAGCTTCGAATTCATCTTCAGCACCGATTGGTAACTGAATTGGATGTGCATTCGCTTGTAAACGGTCATGGATTGTACCTACTGAGTATAAGAAGTCGGCTCCAATTTTGTCCATTTTATTAACGAATACAACACGTGGTACACCGTAAGTTGTTGCTTGACGCCAAACTGTTTCAGTTTGAGGCTCAACACCAGACTGTGCATCTAGTACAGCTACCGCACCATCAAGTACACGTAGGGAACGTTCAACTTCAACCGTGAAGTCTACGTGTCCTGGTGTGTCGATGATATTTACGCGGTGGCCTTTCCATTGTGCAGTTGTTGCTGCGGAAGTAATTGTGATTCCGCGTTCTTGCTCCTGCTCCATCCAGTCCATCTGAGAAGCGCCTTCATGTGTTTCACCGATTTTATGAATCTTACCAGTGTAATAAAGAACACGCTCAGTGGTAGTCGTTTTACCGGCATCGATGTGAGCCATGATACCGATATTACGTGTGTTTGCTAAGGAGAACTCTCTTGCCATTTGGTCTTTCTCCTTCCTAGTTTGGAATGAAATATTTTATATTGAAGGTTAGATTACCAACGATAGTGAGCAAACGCTTTGTTTGCTTCTGCCATTTTGTGTGTATCTTCACGCTTCTTAACAGATGCACCAGTGTTGTTAGCTGCATCCATGATTTCATTAGCTAAACGCTCTTCCATCGTCTTTTCACCGCGAAGACGAGCGTAGTTTACTAACCAACGAAGACCAAGAGTTGTGCGGCGATCAGGACGCACCTCAACTGGTACTTGGTAGTTTGCACCACCTACACGGCGAGCCTTAACTTCTAATACAGGCATGATGTTTTTCATAGCTGCTTCAAAAGTTTCCATTGGCTCTTTGCCAGTACGTTCGCGAATAGTATCAAACGCAGAGTAAAGAATTTCTTGTGACTTACCTCTTTTACCGTCAACCATCATTTTGTTGATTAAACGAGTAACTAATTTTGAATTGTAAAGCGGATCTGGTAACACGTCTCTTTTTGCTACAGGACCTTTACGTGGCATATTTTTTCCTCCTTTCAAAGAAGCTATTATTAAAGTTATTATTATTTCTTAGCTGCTTTTGGTCTCTTAGTACCATATTTTGAGCGACCTTGCATACGGTTGTTTACACCAGCAGTATCAAGAGCTCCACGTACGATGTGATAACGTACCCCTGGTAAGTCTTTTACACGTCCTCCACGAATAAGAACAACGCTGTGCTCTTGAAGATTGTGTCCGATACCAGGAATGTATGCAGTCACCTCGATACCATTTGTCAAACGTACACGTGCATATTTACGTAACGCTGAGTTTGGTTTCTTTGGAGTCATTGTACCAACACGAGTACATACTCCACGTTTTTGTGGTGAAGATACATTAGTTTGTGATTTCTTGAAGCTGTTATAACCTTTGTTTAGCGCAGGTGATTTTGACTTTTCCTCTTTTGATTGACGAGGCTTGCGCACTAGTTGGTTAATAGTAGGCATGTATTTTTCCTCCCTTCATTAATTGTAAGCCCACACATCCAGGTGGTTCATTTTTGTGCAAAAACAAAGTTTTTGCAGACTTCTCTATCTACAAAAACAGTTTTTAACGGATAATAGCGACAGCTGCAGCACCAACTTCAATTCCACATGCTTTTCCGAGTTTTTTCATCGAATCTACATATCGAACCGGAACTTCCATGCCAAGAGCTACTTCTACGACTTTAGCTGTAACCTTTGTTTCAGCATCGCTTGCAACGACTAACTCTTGTACATTACCTTCCTTAAGTGCTTTAACTGCTTGTTTTGTTCCTATAACAACCTTTTGTGCCTGTAATACTTTTTCATAAGACATAAATCATATCCTCCAAAGTACCAGATGAATAGGAGCACCTTTGATATAGTATCATCTTACCAAATAGATGTCAACAAATGTTTCGATATTTTATTCAAGACGGCTATTGGTAAATTTTATTCTTAAAATAGGGTACCTGCATTTAAGCAGGTACCTCTATTCTAATTAATCAATTGCAACTGTCTCTTCAGAGGTTGTATCACGAAGAACTGGCTCCGCTTTACGGTAGCGTTGCATTCCTGTTCCAGCAGGAACAAGCTTACCGATGATAACATTCTCCTTCAAGCCAAGTAATTCATCACGCTTGCCTTTGATCGCTGCATCTGTAAGAACTCTTGTTGTTTCTTGGAAGGATGCCGCAGACAAGAATGAATCCGTTTCAAGAGATGCTTTTGTAATACCAAGTAACACCGGACGGCCTGTTGCAGGCAATTTGCCCTCAAGTAACGCCCTTTCGTTAGCATCTGTGAATTGATGAATATCAAGTAGTGTACCTGGAAGTACTTCTGTTTCACCTGCATCACCAACACGGATTTTACGTAGCATTTGGCGAACCATTACTTCTACGTGCTTATCGCCAATTTCAACCCCTTGCATGCGGTAAACTTTTTGTACTTCACGCAATAGGTACTCTTGAACAGATGTAACGTCTTTGACTTTGATTAACTCTTTCGGATCAATTGAACCTTCAGTAAGTTCTTGACCACGAGCAACCTTATCATTGATCGCCACTTTTAAACGTGCTGTATATGGAGCGTTATAAGTACGTGATTCAACTTCGCCTTGAACGACGATTTCATGTTGACGGTCACGGCCTTCATTAATTCCAACAACTACACCTTCAATTTCAGAGATAACAGCTTGACCTTTAGGGTTACGCGCTTCGAAAATCTCCTGAATACGCGGTAAACCTTGGGTAATATCGTCTCCAGCAACACCACCTGTATGGAAGGTACGCATGGTTAACTGTGTTCCTGGTTCACCAATGGATTGTGCAGCAATAATACCAACTGCTTCACCCACTTCAACTTCCTGACCAGTTGCCAAGTTACGGCCATAACATTTCTTACATACACCATGGCGTGTATTACAAGTAAATGCTGAACGAATTTTTACTGTTTCAATTCCTGCACCGACAATGATTTCTGCTAAATCTTCTGTAATTAAACCATTTTCAGGAACAAGTACTTCTTTTGTTTCAGGGTGCTTAATTGCATTACGTGCATAACGGCCAATTAAACGCTCATCAAGGCCTTCAATGATTTCTGTTCCATCTTTTAATGCACTAATTGTAAAGCCACGATCAGTACCACAATCGTCTTCACGGACAATGACATCTTGAGCAACGTCAACAAGACGACGAGTTAAGTAACCTGAGTCAGCAGTCTTAAGGGCTGTATCAGCAAGACCTTTACGCGCACCGTGCGTAGAGATAAAGTACTCTAATACAGTTAAGCCTTCACGGAAACTTGATTTAATTGGTAACTCAATGATACGACCAGCCGGGTTGGCCATCAGACCACGCATACCAGCAAGCTGTGTAAAGTTAGATGCGTTACCACGGGCACCGGAATCACTCATCATGAAAATTGGATTCGTCTTATTTAAGGATTTCATCAGCTTGCCTTGAATAACATCCTTAGCTTGAGACCATATCGCAATTACACGATCATAACGCTCTTCCTCAGTAATAAGACCGCGTCTGAATTGCTTTGTTACGTTATCAACTTTACCTTGAGCTTCTTGTAGGATTTGCTGTTTCTCGCCAAGTACGACAATGTCAGCTACACCAACGGTAATACCCGCTTTTGTAGAATGTTTAAATCCAAGATCTTTCATGCGGTCAAGCATTTTAGACGTTTCAGTAATTTTGAATCGCTTAAATACTTCTGCAATGATATTACCAAGGATTTTTTTCTTGAACGGATCTACTAATGGCATAGATTTGATTTTAGCTAGAATATCTTCACCTTTTTCAACAAAATACTTAACAGGTGTTTCAACTTCTAGGTTATGTCGAGTTGGTTCATTGATATATGGGAATGACTTCGGAAGAATCTCATTAAAAATAAGCTTACCAACAGTAGTTATTAATAGCTTATTATTTTGTTCTTCAGAGAAAGTCTCATTTCCTAATGATCCAGCATGAACCGCTACACGAGTATGGAAATGAACAAATCCATTTTGATAAGCAAGAATCGCTTCGTTTGTATCTTTGAAAATCATACCCTCACCAACTGCACCTTCACGCTCTAGAGTTAAGTAATAGTTACCTAACACCATATCCTGGGAAGGAGTAACAACCGGTTTACCATCTTTAGGGTTAAGGATGTTTTGTGCTGCAAGCATTAATAATCTAGCTTCCGCTTGCGCTTCAGATGAAAGTGGTACGTGAACAGCCATTTGGTCACCATCGAAGTCCGCATTGTATGCTGTACATACAAGTGGGTGAAGGCGAATCGCCCGTCCTTCAACAAGTGTTGGTTCAAATGCCTGGATACCTAATCTATGCAATGTAGGGGCACGGTTCAAGAGAACTGGATGCTCTCTAATAACATCTTCAAGTACATCCCATACATCTGGTGATACGCGTTCAATTTTACGTTTAGCTGATTTGATATTATGGGCTAAACCTTTTTCAACAAGTTCCTTCATAACAAATGGCTTGAAGAGTTCAAGTGCCATTTCTTTAGGAAGACCACATTGATACATTTTTAAGTTTGGACCTACAACGATTACGGAACGACCGGAATAGTCAACACGCTTACCAAGTAAGTTTTGACGGAAACGTCCTTGTTTACCCTTTAACATATGTGAAAGAGATTTTAGCGGACGGTTACCAGGTCCTGTAACTGGACGGCCACGACGACCGTTATCAATCAAGGCATCAACTGCTTCTTGGAGCATACGCTTTTCGTTTTGAACGATGATGCTTGGTGCACCAAGGTCTAATAAACGCTTTAAGCGGTTGTTACGGTTAATTACTCGACGGTATAAATCGTTTAAGTCAGAAGTCGCAAATCTTCCTCCATCCAATTGAACCATTGGACGAAGTTCAGGAGGAATAACAGGCAGTACGTCAAGAATCATCCAATCAGGTTCGTTTCCAGAACCACGGAACGCTTCTAACACTTCAAGGCGCTTAATGGCACGTGTACGACGTTGCCCTTGTGCTGTTTTTAGTTCTTCCTTTAAAATATCTACTTCTTTATTTAAATCGATATCAGAAAGAAGCTTTTTAATCGCTTCAGCACCCATGGCAGCTTGGAATTTGTTTCCGTACTTTTCACGATAGGCACGATATTCTTTTTCAGATAGAAGCTGCTTTTTATCAAGAGCAGTATCTCCTGATTCTGTCACTACATAAGAAGCAAAGTAAATAATTTCTTCTAATGCACGAGGGGACATATCTAGAACAAGTCCCATTCGGCTCGGGATTCCTTTGAAATACCAAATATGAGATACAGGTGCTGCTAGTTCGATGTGACCCATACGCTCACGACGAACTTTTGCACGAGTTACTTCAACCCCACATCGGTCACAAACAACGCCTTTATAACGGACACGCTTATATTTACCGCAATGACATTCCCAATCCTTTGTTGGACCAAAAATTCGTTCGCAGAATAAACCGTCCTTTTCAGGCTTTAACGTACGATAGTTAATGGTTTCTGGCTTTTTCACTTCTCCGAATGACCATGAACGGATTTTATCCGGTGAAGCAAGACCAATTTTCATATACTCAAAATTATTAACGTCAAGCAAGGGGCCTACCTCCCTTTACGATCTTCAGGTTCTACCCTAATGCGAAAAGCGGAAGCGCACACACAGGTTGTGCGCTTCAACTCGTATATTTAATTAATTACTCTTTTGAACCTACTTTTTCAGATTCAAGGCTTGGCGCATCTGGAACAATATTTAACGTATCGACTTGTTGTAAGTCATCCTCGTCTTCCGTATCGCGCATTTCTATTTCTTTTTCATCACCAGATAGGATTTTCACATCCATACCTAAGCTCTGAAGTTCTTTAATTAATACTTTAAATGACTCAGGAACGCCTGGTTCTGGTACATTTTCACCTTTAACAATGGCTTCATATGTTTTCACACGACCAACGACGTCATCTGATTTAACAGTAAGGATTTCTTGAAGAGTATATGCAGCACCGTAAGCTTCAAGTGCCCATACCTCCATCTCTCCGAAACGCTGTCCACCAAATTGTGCTTTACCACCAAGTGGCTGCTGTGTAACAAGAGAGTATGGTCCAGTTGAACGAGCATGAAGTTTATCGTCAACCATGTGCGCTAGTTTAATCATATACATAACACCAACGGATACACGGTTATCGAATGGTTCTCCAGAGCGGCCGTCATATAGGACAGTTTTCGCATCGCGAGCCATACCTGCTTCTTCAATTGTTCCCCAAACATCTTCCTCACGCGCTCCGTCAAATACTGGAGTGGCAACGTGAATATTAAGTGCTCTTGCAGCCATACCAAGGTGAAGCTCAAGCACCTGACCGATGTTCATACGTGAAGGTACCCCTAATGGGTTTAACATGATGTCGACTGGTGTACCATCTGGTAAATAAGGCATATCTTCTTCTGGTAAAATCCTTGAAATAACCCCTTTGTTACCATGTCGTCCTGCCATTTTATCGCCTTCATGAATCTTACGCTTCTGAACGATATAAACACGAACAAGCTGATTAACACCTGGTGGCAGTTCATCTCCATCTTCACGATTGAAGACTTTAACATCATGAACAATACCGCCGCCGCCATGTGGAACTCGCAATGACGTATCACGAACTTCACGTGCTTTTTCTCCAAAGATCGCATGTAATAGACGTTCTTCAGCCGTTAATTCTGTTACACCTTTAGGCGTAACCTTACCAACTAGAAGATCACCATCTTTTACTTCAGCACCTGTGCGAATAATACCGCGTTCATCCAAATTACGAAGTGCATCTTCACCTACGTTTGGAATATCACGTGTAATCTCTTCAGGTCCTAGCTTTGTATCTCGAGATTCTGACTCATATTCTTCAATATGAATGGATGTATACACATCGTCTTTTACAAGACGCTCACTCATAATGATCGCATCTTCATAGTTATAACCATCCCAAGTCATAAAGGCAACAAGAACGTTACGTCCAAGTGCTAACTCACCTAATTCCATTGAAGGACCATCAGCAAGAATTTCACCTTTTTTCACTCGATTACCTACAGCAACGATTGGACGTTGGTTGTAGCAAGTACCTTGGTTAGAACGGATAAACTTTAATAAACGATATTTCTTAAGATCGCCTTTTACTTCTTGGCCATCTACTTCTTTCATTTCACGAACCCAAACCTCACGGGCTTCAACGTGTTCTACGATACCATCAGTCTTACAAATGACGGCTGCACCGGAGTCTTTTCCTGATACATATTCCATACCTGTACCAACTCTTGGAGCCTCTGGCTGCATAAGAGGTACTGCTTGACGCTGCATGTTTGCACCCATCAAGGCACGGTTGGAGTCATCGTTTTCTAAGAACGGAATACAAGCTGTTGCGGCAGAAACAACCTGTTTTGGTGATACATCCATATAATCGATACGGTCGCGATTAACAACAGTGTTCTCACCACGGAAACGTGCAACAACATCTGCATCAATGAACGAACCATCATCACCAAGACGGGAATTCGCCTGTGCGACTACATAGTTATCCTCTTCATCCGCTGTTAAGTAATCGATCCGGCTTGTTACCTTGCCAGTGTCAGGGTCAACACGACGGTAAGGTGTTTCAATAAAGCCGAAACGGTTTACTTTTGCATAGGATGATAGTGAGTTAATCAAACCAATATTTGGACCTTCCGGCGTCTCAATCGGACACATACGTCCATAGTGGGAATAGTGAACGTCACGAACTTCAAAGCCTGCGCGCTCACGTGTTAAACCACCAGGTCCTAGTGCAGATAGACGGCGCTTATGCGTTAATTCAGCAAGTGGATTTGTTTGATCCATGAACTGAGATAACTGAGAGCTTCCGAAGAACTCCTTAATCGATGCAATAACTGGACGAATATTAATTAGCTGCTGTGGTGTGATTGTTGCTGTATCTTGAATAGACATTCTTTCACGTACTACACGTTCCATACGGGATAAACCGATACGGAATTGATTTTGCAATAATTCACCAACAGAACGTAGACGTCTGTTACCTAAATGGTCGATATCATCTGTATCGCCTACTCCATGCAATAAATTGAAGAAGTAGCTGATTGAAGCAATGATATCTGCAGGTGTAATATTTTTAATTGGTTCCGCCACATAGGCATTACCCAATACATTAATTACTTTCTCATTTTCATCACCAGGTGCATAAATCTTAATGCCCTGTAAAGTGATTTCATCCTCAACCACACCGCCAGCAGGATTAAAGCCTTTGAAATTAATGTTCTTTTCAAGTGCAGGGATAATTCTATCTAGGTTTCTTCTATCTAGAACGGTTCCCTTTTCAGCGATAATTTCACCTGTTTCAGGATCAGCAAGCGATTCTGCTAAACGTTGGTTAAATAAACGGTTTTTAATATGAAGCTTCTTATTAATTTTGTAGCGTCCTACATTTGCAAGATCGTAGCGCTTTGGATCAAAGAAGCGAGAAACTAATAAGCTTTTTGCGTTATCAACTGTAGGTGGTTCACCTGGACGTAGACGCTCATAGATTTCAAGAAGCGCTTTATCCACACCTTCTGTGTTGTCCTTCTCAAGAGTATTACGAATATACTCATTGTCTCCAATCAATTCAATGATTTCTTGATCAGAGCCGAAGCCTAATGCACGCAAAAGAACCGTAACGGGCAGTTTCCGAGTACGATCTATTCTCACATATACGACATCTTTGGCATCTGTTTCATATTCCAGCCAAGCGCCGCGGTTTGGAATTACAGTAGCTGTAAATCCTCTTTTTCCATTTTTATCAAGTTTTCCACTAAAGTAAACGCTCGGTGAACGCACTAATTGTGAAACAATAACGCGTTCTGCCCCATTAATGACGAACGTACCTGTTTCAGTCATAAGTGGGAAATCACCCATGAATACATCTTGATCTTTTACTTCGCCTGTTTCTTTGTTCACAAGACGTACTTTTACACGTAATGGAGCAGAATATGTAACGTCCCGTTCTTTTGATTCTTCTACAGAATACTTTGGATCGCCAAGGCTGTAATCAATAAATTCCAGTGATAGGTTACCAGTAAAGTCTTCGATCGGTGAAATATCTTGGAACATTTCACGCAATCCCTCATCCAGAAACCATTGATATGAAGAGGTTTGGATTTCAATAAGATTTGGTAATTCTAAAACTTCACTGATTCGTGCGTAACTTCTTCGTTGGCGGTGTCGTCCATACTGAACTAGTTGACCTGTCAACTGATTCACCCCTCAAATCAAGCGTTTTTTAATAAATCTATTAACGTCTACCGGAAGGAAAAATAACCCTTCTCATTAGACAAAAAGAAAAAGGGTTTTTTACTCAAAAACCACATTTTCACATTTTGACTATTATTTTGTCATCATTTCCTTCTAATCCATATTTTATACTAAAAACTTCAGTATTTTAAGGAATAATTCGGAAATTATTATGATGGCATTTTATAATGCTACCACAACGCAAATTCCCAGTCAACTACTTTATCGCTTTAACAATAAAATAACCTT from Bacillus sp. SLBN-46 encodes:
- the tuf gene encoding elongation factor Tu, which produces MAKAKFDRSKPHVNIGTIGHVDHGKTTLTAAITSVLAKSGKAEARAYDQIDGAPEEKERGITISTAHVEYETDARHYAHVDCPGHADYVKNMITGAAQMDGGILVVSATDGPMPQTREHILLSRQVGVPYLVVFMNKCDMVDDEELLELVEMEIRDLLSEYDFPGDDTPVIKGSALKALEGEAAWEEKVLELMTAVDEFIPTPTRDTDKPFMMPVEDVFSITGRGTVATGRVERGVVKVGDVVEIVGFTEEPKSTTVTGVEMFRKLLDFAEAGDNIGALLRGVAREDIERGQVLAKPKSITPHTKFKAQVYVLSKEEGGRHTPFFTNYRPQFYFRTSDITGICNLPEGTEMVMPGDHIEMTVELIAPIAIEEGTKFSIREGGRTVGSGSITTITE
- the fusA gene encoding elongation factor G, translating into MAREFSLANTRNIGIMAHIDAGKTTTTERVLYYTGKIHKIGETHEGASQMDWMEQEQERGITITSAATTAQWKGHRVNIIDTPGHVDFTVEVERSLRVLDGAVAVLDAQSGVEPQTETVWRQATTYGVPRVVFVNKMDKIGADFLYSVGTIHDRLQANAHPIQLPIGAEDEFEAIIDLVEMNAVFYGNDLGTDIEVREIPEEYMAQAEEYREKLVEAVAELDEELMEKYLGGEELTKEELKAGIRKGTVNVEFYPVICGSAFKNKGVQLMLDAVIDYLPSPLDVPAIKGHAIDDEEELVERHSSDEEPFSALAFKVMTDPYVGKLTFFRVYSGTLESGSYVQNSTKGKRERIGRILQMHANSRQEISKVFAGDIAAAVGLKDTTTGDTLCDDKNPVILESMQFPEPVIQLSVEPKSKADQDKMTTALQKLQEEDPTFRAHTDQETGQVIIAGMGELHLDIIVDRMRREFKVEANVGAPQVAYRETFRASAQVEGKFARQSGGRGQYGHVWIEFSPNDEGKGFEFVNGIVGGVVPREYIPAVQAGLEDSLDRGVLAGYPLVDIKARLFDGSYHDVDSSEMAFKIAASMALKNAASKCSPVILEPMMRVEVVIPEEYLGDIMGQITARRGRVEGMEARGNAQVVRAMVPLSEMFGYATALRSSTQGRGVFSMHFDHYEEVPKSVSEEIIKKNKGE
- the rpsG gene encoding 30S ribosomal protein S7, encoding MPRKGPVAKRDVLPDPLYNSKLVTRLINKMMVDGKRGKSQEILYSAFDTIRERTGKEPMETFEAAMKNIMPVLEVKARRVGGANYQVPVEVRPDRRTTLGLRWLVNYARLRGEKTMEERLANEIMDAANNTGASVKKREDTHKMAEANKAFAHYRW
- the rpsL gene encoding 30S ribosomal protein S12, coding for MPTINQLVRKPRQSKEEKSKSPALNKGYNSFKKSQTNVSSPQKRGVCTRVGTMTPKKPNSALRKYARVRLTNGIEVTAYIPGIGHNLQEHSVVLIRGGRVKDLPGVRYHIVRGALDTAGVNNRMQGRSKYGTKRPKAAKK
- a CDS encoding 50S ribosomal protein L7ae-like protein encodes the protein MSYEKVLQAQKVVIGTKQAVKALKEGNVQELVVASDAETKVTAKVVEVALGMEVPVRYVDSMKKLGKACGIEVGAAAVAIIR
- the rpoC gene encoding DNA-directed RNA polymerase subunit beta', with amino-acid sequence MLDVNNFEYMKIGLASPDKIRSWSFGEVKKPETINYRTLKPEKDGLFCERIFGPTKDWECHCGKYKRVRYKGVVCDRCGVEVTRAKVRRERMGHIELAAPVSHIWYFKGIPSRMGLVLDMSPRALEEIIYFASYVVTESGDTALDKKQLLSEKEYRAYREKYGNKFQAAMGAEAIKKLLSDIDLNKEVDILKEELKTAQGQRRTRAIKRLEVLEAFRGSGNEPDWMILDVLPVIPPELRPMVQLDGGRFATSDLNDLYRRVINRNNRLKRLLDLGAPSIIVQNEKRMLQEAVDALIDNGRRGRPVTGPGNRPLKSLSHMLKGKQGRFRQNLLGKRVDYSGRSVIVVGPNLKMYQCGLPKEMALELFKPFVMKELVEKGLAHNIKSAKRKIERVSPDVWDVLEDVIREHPVLLNRAPTLHRLGIQAFEPTLVEGRAIRLHPLVCTAYNADFDGDQMAVHVPLSSEAQAEARLLMLAAQNILNPKDGKPVVTPSQDMVLGNYYLTLEREGAVGEGMIFKDTNEAILAYQNGFVHFHTRVAVHAGSLGNETFSEEQNNKLLITTVGKLIFNEILPKSFPYINEPTRHNLEVETPVKYFVEKGEDILAKIKSMPLVDPFKKKILGNIIAEVFKRFKITETSKMLDRMKDLGFKHSTKAGITVGVADIVVLGEKQQILQEAQGKVDNVTKQFRRGLITEEERYDRVIAIWSQAKDVIQGKLMKSLNKTNPIFMMSDSGARGNASNFTQLAGMRGLMANPAGRIIELPIKSSFREGLTVLEYFISTHGARKGLADTALKTADSGYLTRRLVDVAQDVIVREDDCGTDRGFTISALKDGTEIIEGLDERLIGRYARNAIKHPETKEVLVPENGLITEDLAEIIVGAGIETVKIRSAFTCNTRHGVCKKCYGRNLATGQEVEVGEAVGIIAAQSIGEPGTQLTMRTFHTGGVAGDDITQGLPRIQEIFEARNPKGQAVISEIEGVVVGINEGRDRQHEIVVQGEVESRTYNAPYTARLKVAINDKVARGQELTEGSIDPKELIKVKDVTSVQEYLLREVQKVYRMQGVEIGDKHVEVMVRQMLRKIRVGDAGETEVLPGTLLDIHQFTDANERALLEGKLPATGRPVLLGITKASLETDSFLSAASFQETTRVLTDAAIKGKRDELLGLKENVIIGKLVPAGTGMQRYRKAEPVLRDTTSEETVAID